From Candidatus Binataceae bacterium:
TGGAATCGAAGTCATCGCGACCGCCGGCGATATTGAAGACACGGCCGAATGCGCGATCGCACCGGGCACTCAGATCGAGGTACGCGATCTGTTTTTCAACACTCCCGCGCGCCTCAAATTCCTCAAGACGGTTCCCACCGAGCAAAGCGCGGTCGCCGTGGCGATTCAGCGGCTGGCGCTGATGAACTATCAAATCGCCTTCTCGCTTTCCGCGGATGGCCGCACCCTGTTCGAATTGCCACGCGCGGCATCGTCGCTGGAACGGGTGCGCCAGATTTTCGGAGCAAAGCTCGCTGCTCAAATGCTAACCTTTGAAGCGGTGCGCAATGCGATCCGGGTTCGCGGCCTGGCCACCATGAGCCAGGAATCGTTCGCGACCCCGAGACTTGTCTTCACTTTCGTAAATGGCCGCTCGGTACGTGACAAGCTTCTCACTCGTGCGGTCGCACAGGCGTATCAGAGCCTGCTGCCGCGCGGGCGCCATCCTGCCATCGTCCTCGCCGTGGAACTGCGTCATGAAGACGTCGACGTGAACGTGCATCCGATGAAGACCGAGGTGCGCTTTCGTAACTCCGGCGCCGTGTTCGAGACAGTCTATCATGCCCTGCGCAACCGATTGTCAGACCAGACCGGCGAGGCTGAGCGTGGACCCGGCGTGCAAGTGATGGTACCAGCGCCACAAACCGGCGCTCTGGCCGGAGCACCCGGCGACCCGGTTCACGCCGCCGCGGCAGCGCAGAACTATCGCTCTACGGTACTCCGCCTGTTACCCGATGCCGCGGTGGTGCCGACGACCCAGCGTCCACTGGGATTGGGTTTTGCGCGAAACGACGATTCCCCGGCCGTCACCCCCACTTCCGTTCCGACCTATTCGGGGCTGCGCGTTATTGGACAGTTGTTCGCCGGTTATATCGCGCTGGAAAGCGACGAGGGAATGTTGCTAGTCGACCAGCACGCCGCGCACGAGCGGGTGACCTTTGAAAAACTCCGGGCGCAACTCCGTGACGGCGGAATCCAAATTCAGGCGATGCTCACTCCGGTTATCATAGAATTGAATCCAGCGCGGGCCGCGCCGATCCAGGCAGCGATTCCGCAACTGCGCGCGATGGGCTTTGAGATCGAGGCTTTCGGCGCAACCGCGCTCCTGCTGAAGGGAACCCCCGCGGTGTTCGGCGCGGAAGGCGGAGCAAGGCTGCTCTCCGACATGATCGAAAGCCTGGGCGAGAGCGGTTGGCGTCTCAGTGGCCAGTCAGCATTCGAAGAGTCGCTTAAGCAACTCGCCTGTCATGGCTCGGTGCGGGTTGGGCGCGCGCTGGAAATTGCAGAAATCCATGGCCTGCTGGCCGAGCTGGATCGAACCGAATTCAAAACCAATTGTCCGCACGGCAGGCCAGTCCATATCCAATTCTCGCGCGGCCAGATCGAACGCATGTTCCGCCGCTGACCCCCTAAGTTGCTCCTCCCTCCGTTATGCGCAAGACGAGACTGGTAAGCGCAACCCGATTTCGCGGCGCGCCCTTTAAACTTAAAGAATGTCGCCCGGACTGACTCGCGTTGGATT
This genomic window contains:
- the mutL gene encoding DNA mismatch repair endonuclease MutL, with product GIEVIATAGDIEDTAECAIAPGTQIEVRDLFFNTPARLKFLKTVPTEQSAVAVAIQRLALMNYQIAFSLSADGRTLFELPRAASSLERVRQIFGAKLAAQMLTFEAVRNAIRVRGLATMSQESFATPRLVFTFVNGRSVRDKLLTRAVAQAYQSLLPRGRHPAIVLAVELRHEDVDVNVHPMKTEVRFRNSGAVFETVYHALRNRLSDQTGEAERGPGVQVMVPAPQTGALAGAPGDPVHAAAAAQNYRSTVLRLLPDAAVVPTTQRPLGLGFARNDDSPAVTPTSVPTYSGLRVIGQLFAGYIALESDEGMLLVDQHAAHERVTFEKLRAQLRDGGIQIQAMLTPVIIELNPARAAPIQAAIPQLRAMGFEIEAFGATALLLKGTPAVFGAEGGARLLSDMIESLGESGWRLSGQSAFEESLKQLACHGSVRVGRALEIAEIHGLLAELDRTEFKTNCPHGRPVHIQFSRGQIERMFRR